A stretch of the Thiocystis violascens DSM 198 genome encodes the following:
- the msbA gene encoding lipid A export permease/ATP-binding protein MsbA, with product MSKDPVLTNADARQVYRRLLQYVKPYWRIFSLSIVGMLIFAATEPLFAAMMKPLIDGSFVERNEDMVRAMPLFLVGLFVVRGIAGFINTYCLSWVGRRVVADLRREMFGHLLRAPTRYFDNQGSGHILAKLTYNVENVASAATSAITTLVRDGFTVIGLMGFMLYINAALSAIFLVIGPVMAGAVKYATKRFRRHSRRIQNRVGDLTQVAQEAIEAHRVVKAFGGQAREARRFNLINEKTRSLQMKMIATEAASVPLVQLISAAAIGVVVYLSTMQGLKENISVGTFMSFVVAMGLLLPPVKRLTSVNAKLQQGIIAAESLFELLDSEEESDRGTRTLDRAEGRIDYRGVSHLYADDKLPAIQALDLLVMPGEKVALVGRSGSGKSTVASLLPRFYDATAGEILIDGIPIRELTLASLRAQISLVSQDVVLFNDSIANNIAYGRDEPPTLAELERVAQSAHALEFIETLPQGFDTLVGDRGVMLSGGQRQRLAIARAMLKDAPILILDEATSALDTEAERHIQAALQELMARRTTLVIAHRLSTIENADRILVLQDGRIVEQGRHSELLELGGYYARLHRLQFHDAA from the coding sequence ATGAGCAAGGATCCCGTGCTCACCAACGCCGACGCCCGGCAGGTCTATCGTCGCCTGCTGCAATACGTCAAACCCTACTGGCGGATCTTTTCGCTCTCCATCGTCGGCATGCTGATCTTTGCTGCCACCGAGCCCTTGTTCGCGGCCATGATGAAGCCGCTGATCGATGGCAGTTTCGTGGAGCGCAACGAGGACATGGTGCGCGCCATGCCGCTCTTTCTGGTCGGCCTCTTTGTGGTGCGCGGCATTGCGGGCTTTATCAACACCTATTGTCTGAGCTGGGTCGGGCGGCGGGTGGTCGCCGATCTGCGTCGGGAAATGTTCGGGCATCTGCTGCGGGCGCCGACGCGTTATTTCGACAACCAGGGTTCCGGTCATATCCTGGCCAAGCTCACCTATAACGTGGAGAACGTGGCCAGCGCCGCGACCTCCGCGATCACGACCCTGGTGCGCGACGGTTTCACCGTCATCGGTCTGATGGGCTTCATGCTCTACATCAACGCCGCGCTCTCGGCGATCTTCCTGGTGATCGGCCCGGTCATGGCCGGCGCAGTCAAATACGCGACCAAGCGTTTCCGCCGGCACAGCCGGCGCATCCAGAATCGGGTCGGCGACCTCACCCAGGTCGCGCAGGAGGCGATCGAGGCCCATCGGGTGGTCAAGGCGTTCGGCGGTCAGGCGCGCGAGGCGCGGCGGTTCAATCTCATCAACGAAAAGACCCGCTCGCTCCAGATGAAGATGATCGCGACCGAGGCGGCCAGCGTGCCGCTGGTGCAGTTGATCTCGGCGGCGGCGATCGGCGTGGTGGTCTATCTGTCCACCATGCAGGGACTCAAGGAAAACATCTCGGTCGGCACCTTCATGTCCTTCGTGGTCGCCATGGGTCTGCTGTTGCCGCCGGTCAAGCGACTGACCTCGGTCAACGCCAAATTGCAGCAGGGCATCATCGCCGCCGAGAGCCTGTTCGAGCTGCTGGATTCGGAAGAAGAATCCGACCGGGGGACGCGCACGCTTGACCGGGCCGAGGGCCGGATCGACTATCGCGGCGTCAGCCACCTCTACGCGGACGATAAGCTGCCGGCGATCCAGGCGCTGGATCTGCTCGTGATGCCTGGCGAAAAGGTCGCGCTGGTGGGCCGTTCCGGGAGCGGCAAGAGCACGGTCGCGAGCCTGCTGCCGCGTTTCTATGACGCCACGGCGGGCGAGATTCTGATCGACGGCATCCCGATCCGCGAACTGACCCTGGCCAGCCTGCGCGCCCAGATCTCGCTGGTGAGTCAGGACGTGGTGCTGTTCAACGACAGCATCGCCAACAACATCGCCTATGGCCGCGACGAACCGCCGACCCTGGCCGAACTGGAGCGCGTGGCGCAGAGCGCCCATGCGCTGGAGTTCATCGAAACCTTGCCCCAGGGCTTCGACACCCTTGTCGGCGACCGGGGCGTGATGCTCTCGGGCGGCCAGCGTCAGCGGCTCGCGATCGCGCGGGCCATGCTCAAGGATGCGCCGATCCTCATCCTCGACGAGGCCACCTCCGCCCTGGATACCGAGGCCGAGCGCCATATCCAGGCCGCCCTGCAAGAGTTGATGGCGCGCCGCACCACGCTGGTGATCGCCCATCGGCTGTCCACCATCGAGAACGCCGACCGGATTCTGGTGCTCCAGGACGGGCGGATCGTCGAGCAGGGGCGGCATTCAGAACTGCTGGAGCTGGGCGGCTATTACGCCCGGCTGCATCGGCTTCAGTTTCATGATGCCGCTTAA
- a CDS encoding ExbD/TolR family protein has protein sequence MNLRPHRREPADINLTPLLDVVFLLLIFFMVSTTFKDEARLRVQLPEAQGESIPAQAPEMIRIVIDRAGRFYVNDQALVDEKPLTLTRALTGALGERRQMVPGDAQPPPVLIQADASTPHQAVITAMDAASQAGLNRIAFAATLPASAEAGQPDGAAP, from the coding sequence ATGAACCTGCGTCCGCACCGGCGCGAGCCGGCCGACATCAATCTGACGCCACTGCTCGATGTGGTGTTCCTGCTGCTGATCTTTTTCATGGTCTCGACCACCTTCAAGGACGAGGCGCGTCTGCGCGTGCAGTTGCCCGAGGCCCAGGGCGAGTCGATACCAGCGCAGGCGCCGGAGATGATCCGCATCGTCATCGATCGGGCCGGACGCTTTTATGTGAACGATCAGGCGCTGGTCGACGAGAAACCGCTGACGCTCACCCGGGCGCTGACCGGCGCGCTCGGCGAACGCAGACAGATGGTCCCGGGCGATGCGCAACCGCCGCCGGTGCTGATCCAGGCGGATGCCAGTACCCCGCATCAGGCCGTCATCACGGCTATGGACGCGGCCAGTCAGGCGGGGCTGAACCGGATCGCCTTCGCCGCGACTCTGCCGGCTTCGGCCGAGGCCGGTCAGCCGGACGGCGCGGCCCCATGA
- the kdsB gene encoding 3-deoxy-manno-octulosonate cytidylyltransferase gives MSNRFKIVIPARNGSTRLPGKPLIELAGKPMIQHVVERALASTAAEVVVATDDQRIVAACAGLGVEAVMTSVEHCSGSDRIAEAIGWLGWDDDTIVVNLQGDEPCMPAALIDQVAANLAELTGTGMATLAYPIRDSSHLFDPHVVKVVTDAAGFALYFSRAPIPWHRDEFLGSRQFVLPSSMVFLRHIGLYAYRAGFLKRYVAWPPAPLEQAESLEQLRVLWHGERIHVGLAAEEPGQGVDTVEDLARVVKRMGVS, from the coding sequence ATGTCTAACCGCTTCAAAATCGTCATCCCGGCCCGTAACGGTTCCACCCGACTGCCCGGCAAGCCGCTGATCGAACTCGCCGGCAAGCCCATGATCCAGCATGTCGTGGAGCGGGCACTAGCGAGCACAGCCGCCGAGGTGGTGGTGGCGACCGATGACCAGCGTATCGTCGCGGCCTGCGCCGGGTTGGGCGTCGAAGCGGTCATGACCAGCGTCGAGCATTGCAGCGGCAGCGACCGCATCGCCGAGGCGATCGGGTGGCTTGGCTGGGACGACGACACCATCGTGGTCAATCTCCAGGGCGACGAGCCCTGCATGCCCGCCGCGCTGATCGACCAGGTTGCCGCCAACCTGGCGGAATTGACCGGAACCGGAATGGCCACCCTGGCCTATCCCATCCGCGACAGCAGTCACCTGTTCGATCCTCATGTGGTGAAAGTCGTGACCGATGCCGCCGGTTTCGCGCTCTATTTCTCCCGCGCGCCAATCCCCTGGCACCGCGACGAGTTTCTGGGCAGCAGGCAGTTCGTTCTGCCGTCGTCGATGGTTTTTCTGCGGCACATCGGTCTCTATGCCTACCGCGCGGGCTTCCTGAAGCGCTATGTCGCCTGGCCGCCCGCGCCGCTGGAACAGGCCGAATCGCTTGAACAGCTTCGCGTGCTCTGGCATGGCGAACGGATCCATGTCGGTCTGGCCGCCGAGGAGCCGGGGCAGGGGGTGGATACGGTCGAGGATCTGGCGCGGGTAGTGAAGAGGATGGGTGTGAGTTGA
- the lpxK gene encoding tetraacyldisaccharide 4'-kinase yields MMDPTPIWYGKDKPLLWNALSLLLLPLSWLYCTVVRLRRLGYRLGWLTSRRLPVPVIVVGNLTVGGTGKTPLTLRLASLLRERGWTPSIVTRGYGGLSATWPQPVHAESDPAMVGDEAVLLARRSGCTVVAGPDRAEAGALALRLGGCDILLTDDGLQHSRMARDLEIALVDGERGFGNGRCLPAGPLREPPSRLRSVDLVLYHGGTGPDPRMRLVPGAAVNLRRPELTRPLADFRGLRVLAVAGIGHPERYFALLADTGLDIEARPYPDHHKFTASDLARWPDGPVLMTEKDAVKCAAFAGDNHWYLPVEASLDETFLARFEAKLAAFALQLCSGHAHV; encoded by the coding sequence ATGATGGATCCCACCCCGATCTGGTATGGCAAGGACAAGCCCTTGCTCTGGAACGCGCTCTCGCTGCTTCTCCTGCCCCTGTCCTGGCTCTATTGCACGGTCGTGCGGCTGCGGCGGCTCGGTTATCGGCTCGGCTGGCTGACCAGCCGGCGCCTGCCGGTTCCGGTCATCGTGGTCGGCAATCTGACTGTCGGCGGGACCGGCAAGACGCCGCTAACGTTGCGGCTCGCGTCCCTGCTGCGCGAGCGCGGCTGGACACCCAGCATCGTCACCCGCGGCTATGGCGGTCTGTCCGCGACCTGGCCGCAACCGGTGCATGCGGAGAGCGACCCGGCCATGGTCGGCGATGAAGCCGTCCTGCTGGCGCGTCGCAGCGGCTGCACCGTGGTGGCGGGACCGGATCGTGCCGAGGCCGGCGCGCTGGCGCTGCGTCTGGGTGGCTGCGACATTCTGCTCACCGACGACGGGCTCCAGCACAGTCGGATGGCACGGGATCTGGAGATCGCGTTGGTCGATGGCGAACGCGGCTTCGGCAACGGCCGCTGTCTGCCCGCCGGTCCGTTGCGCGAGCCGCCGAGCCGACTGAGAAGCGTCGATCTGGTGCTCTATCACGGCGGGACCGGACCCGATCCCCGGATGCGGCTGGTTCCCGGCGCGGCGGTGAATCTGCGCCGCCCCGAGCTGACCCGTCCGCTCGCCGACTTTCGCGGACTGCGAGTACTCGCGGTCGCCGGCATCGGTCATCCGGAGCGTTATTTCGCGCTGCTGGCGGATACCGGACTCGACATCGAAGCGCGACCCTACCCGGATCATCACAAGTTCACGGCCAGCGATCTGGCGCGGTGGCCCGATGGTCCGGTGCTCATGACCGAAAAGGATGCCGTCAAGTGCGCGGCCTTTGCCGGCGATAACCACTGGTATCTCCCCGTGGAAGCGAGTCTGGACGAGACGTTTCTGGCGCGTTTCGAGGCTAAACTTGCGGCATTCGCCCTTCAACTCTGTTCAGGACACGCGCATGTCTAA